The DNA window GTTACTAATGTTGAGATATCTAGTAATCTAGACATCTAGTTGCGCTGCATGTTAGAGTTCGCCTCATCGCCTGATGCTTTAACTTTTGTGACCTTTACAAAAGCGAAACATGATTCAGAAGTTCAGATTGTGCTAAACATAACTTCTGTTTTTCATATAAGAGTTTGTCCGAGTCCGATACATGTGATCCTCtttctaaatttagatttttcgaACTGCCATATCAGTTTATCTGCAGTAATCAGAATTGTATTTTCAAGCACTTCTTGAATGTTTGGAGTTCCATTTAACAAATCAAgtgttattctttttttttgaggggAAAATCAAGTGTTATTCATAGGTGTCTACTTGCAAATGTTTCCTTTTTAAAATGAATgcgttttttctaaaaagaaattgcaaGGGAATTAGGATGGTAGATCGTCGGCTTCTGTAGCATTTATTGGGTGTTGGATGTACTTGGTTCTTTTCGTGTGTTTTTGCTCAGAATGTACTGAACCATCTTTCCTCTCCGTAAGAAACTGAAGAAAGTAGTATTTAAATAATAGTGTCTCGTGTATGGGTCTTACAAGAATATTGGACATTCATGATAAtgcccctttgattcaaagaaaattcataagaattttagagaattttattcctatagaaaattttcctataaagtcctttgaatcaaagaaatgaGCCCTATGACATCCTATGAAACTTGTATAGAATGTCTCTTcccatataagttttggaggaaatttaacaagaggtaaaacctcatggaaaaaatcttatgagtttttatctcttcaaattcttgtgtttttcttgtggtccaatcaaatggTCGTTCGTACGTTTTCTATGTTTTacaatcctatgttttatacTTACATTTCGTattgctctttttttattcatgtgattCAAAGAGCCTTATGCCTCCAGCTATAAGATAATACATGTCATACAAGAGATAGTACTCCAGTCGATTTCTCTAGTGAGCTGCCTATAGAGTTATTTCTTAgtacttttaaaataatagcAACTAAAAGGGATATGGTGATAAGCTACACAACATCTCTGTGtggctgtgtgtgtgtgctgcTACTCAAAAGATCAATATACACGATATGAAAAATAGACAACTCAAATCAGCTTGAATAACATGAATCATTCACTCCAGTTCTCATCATAGCACCACATCAAAGAACAATTCCACCAACTGCTAAATTTCATTGTACTACAGGAAATAGGAATATCATGGTCATAAAAAACATAGGCGAGATGGACAAACACTGGATAACACCCATAGATACAAGTGCTAATTGCATTCCTCAAACAAAAGTGGCAAGAGGCTACCTGGAGGGTAGCCACAAGTGCTTATTCATTCCTTGAATAAGACCACCTAGAGCAAGACAACAATCTGGAACGAAAATCACCAAAAGTTGAACAATATGTTGACTTCCTGTTAatcagagagagaaaaagtgACGGTTCAGCCATGGCCCATTTCAAACAACCATGAacattcagtttttttaaaaaaaataatcataccTGAGCAGCATATGACAGTCTCACAGAATAACCAACGCTAACACCTGCCCCTTACTTAATGAAAAGAACAAACTGTAAGTGAAGTTATCAATACTTTtgattgtaaaataaaagatatatgAATTAGATAATAATGCttacatgaaaaatgaaataatgaCTAATTATTTTGCATGTTTTGATATAATGCCCATTTCCTAGTGATTAGAATATGCAGTGTGAAGTCTATTTTTAACTTAATGGTATCCCTTTTAGTAAAACTGATCGTGTCACGGATACAGCACGAttcaaataattcaaatagACATTCTAGTTGAACTCCACCCAGATCAGTGCCTAACTAAATCAAACCCCACATCAATTAATCAAAATAAGACCAGAATCGCAAAATCACCCtctactgaaaaaaaattaaccatgtCTGACTTACCTGATTGAGCTCCAGGAGGTAGAGCCATGGCGCTACCCGGACCTGCCACAAATCCattcggcggtggcggcagcgtcgttgtcgtcgtcggcggcggcggggtcgtcGTCAGCGGCAGCATcgtcgggagcggcggcgtcatcgtcggcggcagcggcggcgctacTTCTCGCTTGGACCGGTTCATCTTGCTGCAGGGGTCTTCTACGATGCAGAGAATAGCTTCGTCGCCGTGGCCTTCGTCAGCAGCAGGCTGGAGCAATGAGGGGTGAGCAGATTCATTCATCCAACAAGAAAGAGGAGGGGATATGAAGGGGAAAAGAAGAGGGAGAGCACCGTGGGATGGCAGATTTGGCGGGTAGGTGCGGCGCGCGAGCAGATTTGGCGGGGAGGTGAGGCGCGCGGAGGGAGAAGATGCAGCGGGGATTTCGGGGAGGGAGACGCAGGTGATCCGTTTTCGCTAGCGGAAGAGACAGCATCATCGTTTAGGTTGTCTCTTAGCCTTCTCGGTTTTCGTTCGAGACTAGCGAAAGATTAATCGCTGGCTGAGGGAGTTATTGCCCTTCTCACACCTCCACGTCGGCAGCTATCCCATGTAAGCAGACGATAACGCCTCCCTTTGGAGGAGGCCTTAAGGCAGTCCTAATGGAACATTAATTATAGTTTCTATCTATCTTAATTAGGGTGATAGCTAAGTAAATTATTGAGGTGGCAATAGATTTAATGTGGAGAGAAtctaaaacaaagaaatcGTTTCTCCACAAGACTCAACGGCTTCACCAGGttcaagaaacaaagaaactaGAAAAACAGCACTGGGAGAATTCGAGTAGTTTGTATCCTCTTTCTCCTGGATTCtatgcgtcgtcgtcgcctcggcACCTCTcgcgcccgcagctcccgcgcACGCACTCGCTTCCCGCGTGTGCCTCTATGTCCGTCAAGATTCTCCCGCGCTCGCAACTGCCGCACTTGCTCCCCCCTCCCGCGCGAGCGCGCAACTAGCGTGATTAAGAGACTGTATCCCGGCCGTGGAGTTCCTAAATCACACCTCTCTCCAAATCCCCTCCTGACCTGTTCTTCTTCTGTGGATTTCCCTTGATTTCCATGAGCTAATATCCCAAATCCCCAATCTCTGAGCCAATGAATCCCCGAGCAAGGAATCTCAGTTCGAGTTTCATGCAAAGCGCTGGTGATCCGACCGCTAATGATGATGTAACACCTTCTTTGGTCGTCGGTGTTCATGTCCCCCATGGTGGTCACGTGGCTGGTGTTCCTTCATGGTGGTCAACATCATATCTTGGGGCCTCCTCTAGACAAGATTCATCTAGGTAAGTTTAGTGATTTGTTCATATTTGATTTCTTCCCTGTTGTGTGACAGTCATAGCACATTTGATTTGTTCCCTTCTTGCAACTCGTAACACTGAGATCCTGTGTGTTTATAGTCATAGCCTATTTAGTCTGTATGTGAAGAGACCATGCAAAAATTAGTATGGTTGTGTTGACAGTGATACTACCAAATGCCAATAAGTATTAGTGAGGTCCTGTACTGAGATTACTCTCACAAGATTTTTGTTCACTATGCTGAAATCATGATTTTTGTTCCAGGGTAAACCTACCTAGTGGTTTTTTGCAGTTAAACCAACCAATTGACcaacaaaatgaaaatcatAGTCCAGaaaatttctattttgttGGCAGTACACCAATGACAAAAACAATTTCTCCAACTCCAAGTTCTAGAAGAACCCCGTCAAGTGGAAGCAAtgcaaaaaacaaagaaacaatTGATGTTGATGCAAATGATGCTCGGACTGAGAAACGTTTGAACTGGACAAAGGAAGAAGATGTTAGATTGGTAAGCCACCTACTTTGTAAAATTTGAGCagtgcaaaaatattttgggttGTAAACTTCAACAagtattattttctaattgcAGGCTTCTGCTTGGATGCATAACTCAAAGGACCCGGTTGATGGAAACGACAGGAAGTCTGATCAATATTGGGCAGATGTTACTATTGATTACAACAAAACCACAGAGACTTGCCGTAAGAGAAATCAGAATCAGTTGAAAATCCGTTGGGATCGTGTTAAGAAACTAGTTAGTGAGTTCCATGGTTGCTgggtaaaaacaaataaagtatATAGAAGTGGGGTGAGTGACGACCAATTAATGGAAATTGCTGAGAAGATGTATGCTTCTGATCATTGTGACAAGGATTTCATGTTGAAGCATATATGGAAGGTTGTGAGAGGTGAAAGAAAGTGGTCTGCATATGtcaaaaaaatagaacatgaAAAAGATAAGAACAAGGGTACAACTAATAGGCCAGCTGAAGTGGTGAATTCAGAAGATAATCCTAACATTCGTCCTATTGGACATAAGAGGGCTAAGGATGAGCACTATGGAAAAAAGAAGACACCTGAAACCTATTCAGCTATTAGTGACAAGCTAGACAAGTTCATTGAAGTAAGCACAATGGCTAGAAAGGACCATGAGAAGATGTCGGAGACACAACAGAACTTAGCAAATAGTAAGGTGGAAGCTGCGCGGTTGAATGATAAAGCAGCAGAAAAACAACTTAAGTGCAAAATGCTGGACACTTATAGAGAGCTACTATTAGCTCCGATAAACAACATGAATGCTAATGCTTTGGCTGAAAGGGAAAAAACATTGGAGAGTATGAGGTTGGCCTTATTTGCTTCAGATAATTAAGGTAAGGCCACCAGCTTTTTCCAACTGTAAGTTGCATGTTCATTTTTGATGTGGTTATGTGAACACGTACTAAAACTAAAtctgtattatttatttactaaaaCTGAAATATTACTGTGAGCACTACCAGcccactatatatatatatatttcttagctgaaactgaaactgaaaatTGCATGTCAAACTGAAAATTAAATGTGAACACTGCCATCccactatatatttatttgctgAAATTGAAACTGCAGTATTTATTTACAGAAACTGAAATATTAGTGTGAACATTACCAGCCCGCTATATGTATATTTCTTAGCAGAAACAGAAACAGAAACTGAAAACTGCATGTGAAACTGAAAATTAAATGTGAACACTGCAAtccaactatatatttatttgttgaaaTTGAAACTGCAGTATTTACTTACCAAAACTGAAATATTAGTGTGAACACTACCAGCCCACTATATGTATGCACGGCTAGCCCACTATATATGCACAGTGGGCACCTCTATATGCACAGCCAGCATATCTCTCTATCTCATCTTGCCTACTCCTAATGTCTCACCAACCACCGAGTGATGCTGAACCTCATGCTGATGATGGCTGCATAGACCCAGAAGATCTATACACAATTGATGAATTTCTAGCAGAGCAAGAAGTATTAGAAGATATGCAAGACGCAATGGTTGCAGAATTGAGTCATGACATTGAAGTGCTAGAAGAAGGGAGGAAACGAAACAATGGTCCAAGGAGATATCTGTCGAGGCCTCGTGAAGAAGCCAATCATCGGCTTATGGAAGATTATTTCACGCAGAATCCTATCTACAATTCTACGATTTTTCGTAGAAGGTTTAGGATGAGGAGGCCCCTGTTTGTACGCATTGTTTTTTTACCTTAAGATTCGATGCTGTTAATCGTCCTGGGCTATCTCCAATTCAAAAGTGCACTGCTGCTATAAGACAATTAGCAAATGGAAGCCCAGCAGATCAGCTTGATGAGTATATTAAGATCGGTGAGAGTACTGCAGTAGAGTGTTTGAAGTTATTTGTGAAGGGAGTGATTGAACTATTTGGGAGAGAATATTTGAGGCGACCAACGGTACACAATGTCGAACAGCTAATGGAAATTGGTGAGCGTCGTGGGTTCCCTGGCATGCTAGGGAGTATTGATTGTATGCATTGGCACTGGGAAAAATGCCCTTATGCATGGAAGGGATGTATACCCGCGGTGATCACGGTGTACCTACGATCATTCTAGAGGCAGTTGCTTCGCATGATCGTTGGATATGGCATTCCTTTTTTGATGTTGCTGGATCCAACAATGATATCAATGTGCTTAACCAATCACATTTGTTTGTTGAGAAGCTGAGAGGAGAAGCTCCTGAGGTACATTACTCTATCAATGGAAGGCAATATAATATTGGTTATTATCTAGCGGATGGCATATATCTAGAGTGGCCTGTTTTCGTGAAGTCTATACGTGAACCACAAAccgaaaaacaaaatttctgcACAACACCAGGAAGGGGCAAGGAAGGATGTTGAATGCGCCTTTGGCATTTTGCAGTCTCGCTTTTCTATTTTGCGTCGACCAGCACGTCTATACGAACAAGGAGATCTTGAGAATATCATGCTTGCTTGTATAATCCTCCACAACATGATAATTGAAGATGAGAAGAACATAGAGCAAATTCCACTTGATTTGAATGAGGAAGCCAacacatattttgttcaaGAAGCTACAATCTCTCATGGAGAAAATCCGGAGATGGAAGATGTACTTAATAGAAACATTGCCTTACATGATCGGCAAGCGTACAAACAACTACAATCTGATTTGATTGATCATATTTGGCAAAAGTTTGGAAATtcaaataagcaaaataattaGGTACATATCTGTTAGTAGATCAATTTTTAGAGATATAAATGTTTGtgcttatttttattctctatttttatatatatctttgttttctatgtttattttttatcattattgaTTTAGTTTTTGCTTGTAGATGATGCTGTGCACCATGATGGCTTCTGGAGGACTTGTGAACCTACGTGAGATGACGTTGTGCTGAAGCTGTGAACGCTGCAGGACTTGAGATGATCCTGATGCCATATCTTATTATATATCATGaacttttgttattttgttgcaAACTATATGCGTAGCCTGCTACCTTTTATTTTCTGGATTGGtatgattaatatatagaGAAACTGCATGTGCAGTCCAGGCGATGAATCGTATTCCTATATGTTTTTTGTTGCAAGATGTTTCATCTGATCTGCAGAAATAAATTAGGCTATATAGTTGCTTGCCACAGTTGatctattcatttttttgttgcatttaAATTATCTATGTTATAGAAGCTACCGTAGAACCTATGGATTGGGAAGGGTAATTTCTATTTCACTTTAATtgccctctttctctcttagAAACGGTATGAAGAAACCAGCCATTGGGACTGCCCTTATAACTATTGGACTGAATGCCGAGAGGGAAAAGTACCATTCACCCTGAGAAAGGTGCTTCAGTGATTGGGTGCTTTGCACTGGCACAAAACTATTCgctggattttctttttttggagCCGGGAGAGCCCCGGACTGGCCTtccaatttcattaagaaatGAAAGCATATAAAGTCTGTTACAAACCAGCTTAAACGCTGAGCCCGGCTAGAAGCCTAGGATCCAAAGGACACTATTCAGCTGAAATGAGTAAGAGAAACAATGTCAATTACCATGATCTATGTGGCATGTCACAAACCTTCTTCCCTttaggccccctttgatttaaagaaaattcataggaattttagagaatttcatttctatagaaatttttcctataaagccatttgaatcaaaagaatgaactctatgaaatcctatgaaattcctatggaatgcatcttcccatacaagttttggaggaaaaaaatttaagggtaaaacctcatggaaaaaatcctttgagtctttatctctccttaaattcctgtgttttttctatggtctaatcaaacggtcatttctatattttttatgtgttttgtaattctctgttttacacttacattcaTGTTagaattctatattttttctattcctccgtttttttcaATCGTGTGATTTAAAGGGGCCCTTAATATTTAAGCTGGAGAAGATGGAACGCAGGTTTTTTAGTTACTTGAGTTGAACCTAGaggaaataaaaatgatgTAGACATCTGACTATCGAAATTATTTATAGAATGATGTACATCCATGTTCTAACCTTTcaagatatatataccaaATATCGGTGAAGAGAAACAACAGTCTATTGTTGAGCTAAAAGATGGTGAACATGCATACAAGTTAACAAACGGAAGAACTTTTTACGTGCAGTAAGGCAAGCAgtgtactataaaattaaggCAATCTTCTAATTCTTAACGAGAACAATCATACCAGCCAGAACAAAGTAAACACAAGGCCGGAATACTTAATAAACTGAAGTCGGTTCTCATACCAATgcagaacaaaaaaaacaaaccaaatggCAGGAGATCAATCATCAGGTCAGATCATACTGAGTATTCCGTAGGAGCATTAGGTGAAGCTACTAACAGACTAACATTATTTTGCTAGAAAAAAGAACAGCAGAATGGACTAATCTACGCTTCTTTCagaatataacaaaattaaaatattgtaaaattgctTACAGGGGAAAAAACCTACCcacatgattttttatgttttcaaaataaacttataagtGTGTACGAGTGTATGAATTCTCAGGTGATAAGGCCACAATATTTACTAGCTGGGGTGGTGTTAGTTTGTTAGAGCCGTAGGCGTAAGTCTGCTTCCAGATTTTTGTTGATAGCGGATATTTGAATCActacaccatttttttttacttataaaccaaaatttaaattttcaaccttaaattttaaattgattttgaggtttttcaccaaagtttattttccagccttagcttttatatcaatataatacatatataatattttgattcaCAAAgtattttcatttacaaatataccgtttagctttttctgtaaaacatccaaacaatcaccctataTATGCAATTAAACAAGGCTTTTTCCAACCAAATACTATAGTGATTAGATAACATTGCCCACTAAATTCAAAGAAACTCCTTTTAGGCGGTGGTGGTTCACATACATATGAGATCAGCATTTCACCACCGAAGCAGCAGAACGAGGTTATCATTCATGGCACTCATCATCACAAATTTAAGTCAAACCAATTTAGAAACCAGATGGATACTATGTTGCAACTAGAAAGTACTGCATAAATTGCACATCAAAGAACATGTCCACACAACTGGGACTCATAGTAGACTTAACATATAATTAGTTACAGCTTCTTGGAAAATGAGGACAGCAAAAGAAGAGTGAATATAAACACCAGGATACTTCCTGCCCTGATATGAAGACCTAGATTCCATACTCTTAACAGGCATGAACACCATACTGTTCTACCTCACAATTTTCACATGCACGATGTAACAGTCTGGACCTAATTCTCATCAGATATCAAATTCATCATCATATATGGCACCATCAGAgcatgcatcatcatcatcatccatatCATCAAAgtcagcatcatcatcatcagtgaCCACATCCAGTAGATCATCATACATATCAACCTCCAAATCAGAACCAGAATAACCGGTGCTGACAATGTAAGCTCGGTACTTGAAATCAGAGATTGAGTCATGAGGAAGCTTAACATCTCTTATTCTAGCACACTTCGATTTCAGAGCATCATCCATTTGAATGCTGTAGCACTGGCGTATGTCCAGGGATTCAAGGTGTTGGCAATGGTCTAGGATTGACATTAGCCCATCATTAGTTAGCTTGTTGCCAATCAACTGAAGTTCTCGGAGATTAGGCATATTGCTTGCAATCCCTAATGCTCCAGTGTCATCATCCATAACACCAGGGGCTGCATAATCCATTGGAAAAGTATAACGTTCGTTCAACCTGAAGCATTTAAGTTCTGGGCAAGCTTTGCCAACAGATGCACACACATCACCATACAAAGAACAGAATGTAATATCCAGCTCCTCAAGCTGAGGAAAGCCCTTCATTGCCTCTGCAATCCCTTCATTACTGACATTGAGGCACATGCTGAGTTGAAGGCTCTTCAATGAGGAGGCTCTACATGAAAAGATGGATATATCCATGTAAGTGGGCAAGATAAGAAATATCACTTCAAGATTAATATCGttgaaataagaaataatacatttcaaaaaatacatcttctaaaaaaatttcttctaCAGCATTGCTTAGACAATTTGTTCTaagctattttttaagtttatttctcaaaacatttaatttaccCATATAATCAAATCGATAATCTGCGTCACTAATCTGCTCaacaatctaaataaaaaagggCCTAAGTTAAAAGTATTGGGTGAGAACAATACTCATGCATAGTTAGATGCCCAGTTAGCTTGAACACACAGTTCTAAAAATTAACATCACCTCAGCTGACACAATGTGCATGTCATTATATCACAATGACAAACCATAGAAAGTTAGAAACAGTACATAGAATGAACAATctactctctccattccatattataagatgattTGGCCCTGTCAAgattcatcaatatatatatatatatatatatatatatatatatattcattatcatccatatgaatttagggaAGGCCAAAACGTCTTATGatgtgaaacggaggtaatatataatagatacaCACATCATCTCAGCTAACAATTCCATGTGTCTAGAGCAACTAGTCTAACTAACCAGATTAAGCAACAATAAATGCATACTAAGCTGGATGATAACCTGTGTATTAGATACTGCGCTGTCAACAGGCCAATTTCTTCAATGATAATAAATCTTCACAATGCTACCCCATATACATGTCGATGGTATGTTATTAGGTAATCTAATTGTAGAAAGGAAAATGTTTGGTCCAAATGAAAGTCCTATCACTATAACTATATTATCACTTAAACAACATAAAGCTCTGGTTAATTTATTACATGCACAAAGATTATTTTAGATTACCTGCAGTGCTGTTGGATCAATCAGACTCTCAAGCCTAAGCATGATGATTTGATTTCTAACAATACTAACACATTTCTTCTGTATGAATTTAAGGGAAGGTTAGCATAACTTGCTCATTTCTATCAGGAAATCCTATCACCGTGTCATGTGAAATTTACTTGCTAACATAATTTCAAGCTCATCACATACAATAAACACATCAAGGGTGACATGAACTAAACTCACATTCAAATAGAGAAACATGCTTAAAGATTCCCCACGGAAAGAGGGGATGTCAAAAAATTGAAGTCCCACAGTTGAAATTAACAGGAGAAAGGTCTTAACGAAAAAGAGCTATGTTACATCTTATACTTATTTGGTGCCTGTTTGTTTTGCATCTGTAGCTGGGAGCAGTGTCATTGCACTGCTTAACCAGATTTACAAGAAGAATGCACAAAGAGGTGACAAGTTTTAGATGCTTTTAGAATCAGGGGAAGACTCTTTTAGATGTGCTTGTTCATTTCTCGTAATAGAAATTGGGTGTGGGTGAAGGGATATACGTTCTCCTCACTTAACATCAAAGGCAACATGATCAGCTTTCTCATACTAATCTAACTTAGCAGATCTTGCTTTTTACAAACAGATCCATTAATAAATAGAAATGTACAAAGCTTATCCAGATTGGTTGCTATCGCATAGTAAATTAACCAAAGCATGCGTCGTAACCCATCCTGTAAAGAACCAGAAAGGCAACGAGGGGGAGGGAAATGCCGCTGCGACCTCTCGGAGATgtagaggaggaggccgtCGGTGACGAAGGAGTCGGCCCAGAATGCCTCCAtggtgccggcggcgcggtcgaccgcggcgcgcgccatggcctccgcctcgtcgtcctccatgATGTCCCCCTGGTGGCTCATGTCCACGCGGCGCCACGGGGTGGGGTCGGTGGCCGCGAGCCGGCGCCACGCGCGGCACACCAGCCCGGCCCCGGTCAGCAGGTCGGTCACGTCCAGCTTCCCGAACACCGCCGCGAGCGCGTCCGACGGCATCTCCGCCCAGTCGCGGCTCTCGACCTCGggctccgccgcgcccgtcgGCGGGGGCGACGACATGGCGGGCTAGGGTTCGCGAGAttgggggaggagaggcggtggtgggggtgggggtcaCGGAGTTGTACTTCACGCTCAGCTTGCCATTACCCCGAAAATGTAGGAGGACGTGGTGGTACAGTCGAGAGCGTACCCCAGCGCATTTCTTCTACGCTTGTCGTGGCTTCTATGGAAAACATTTGGTTAGACAAAAGTGAGTGTCAAGGTGTTGCTAACAGTTTAACATTTATCGTCTCTACATGTTTATAAGTTGTTGTCTTAAGATTTAAGACTGTGTTTGTGGTTGCATAAACCTTTTATCTATGCACGTGTATTTTTGTTGCTTATTaagaaattgattttattttactttaaattcaAGCAGAAAACATTGAACCTTTAGGAAAGTGTTTTGTCATGAGATTATCTTCAATATTCACGTGACCGTGACCTCACCAGAGATAGTAATACGCATATTATTTTAGTATTATTTAATAACTCCATAAATGAGCTAAttaaatatgcaaataaattATGCAAGAATAGCAACACTACCCACTACAGCACCAGTCGACACAAACGTTTCAACTTTTCAAGTATTCAATCCTAGGTTCCTAACACAGTTCAACAGTTCATAGTATTCAACACAAGTACACAACCA is part of the Oryza brachyantha chromosome 2, ObraRS2, whole genome shotgun sequence genome and encodes:
- the LOC102719554 gene encoding putative F-box/LRR-repeat protein 23 is translated as MSSPPPTGAAEPEVESRDWAEMPSDALAAVFGKLDVTDLLTGAGLVCRAWRRLAATDPTPWRRVDMSHQGDIMEDDEAEAMARAAVDRAAGTMEAFWADSFVTDGLLLYISERASSLKSLQLSMCLNVSNEGIAEAMKGFPQLEELDITFCSLYGDVCASVGKACPELKCFRLNERYTFPMDYAAPGVMDDDTGALGIASNMPNLRELQLIGNKLTNDGLMSILDHCQHLESLDIRQCYSIQMDDALKSKCARIRDVKLPHDSISDFKYRAYIVSTGYSGSDLEVDMYDDLLDVVTDDDDADFDDMDDDDDACSDGAIYDDEFDI
- the LOC102703843 gene encoding glutathione S-transferase T3-like; the protein is MNPRARNLSSSFMQSAGDPTANDDVTPSLVVGVHVPHGGHVAGVPSWWSTSYLGASSRQDSSRVNLPSGFLQLNQPIDQQNENHSPENFYFVGSTPMTKTISPTPSSRRTPSSGSNAKNKETIDVDANDARTEKRLNWTKEEDVRLASAWMHNSKDPVDGNDRKSDQYWADVTIDYNKTTETCRKRNQNQLKIRWDRVKKLVSEFHGCWVKTNKVYRSGVSDDQLMEIAEKMYASDHCDKDFMLKHIWKVVRGERKWSAYVKKIEHEKDKNKGTTNRPAEVVNSEDNPNIRPIGHKRAKDEHYGKKKTPETYSAISDKLDKFIEVSTMARKDHEKMSETQQNLANSKVEAARLNDKAAEKQLKCKMLDTYRELLLAPINNMNANALAEREKTLESMRLALFASDN
- the LOC107303621 gene encoding mulatexin-like isoform X1 translates to MNESAHPSLLQPAADEGHGDEAILCIVEDPCSKMNRSKREVAPPLPPTMTPPLPTMLPLTTTPPPPTTTTTLPPPPNGFVAGPGSAMALPPGAQSGAGVSVGYSVRLSYAAQEVNILFNFW
- the LOC107303621 gene encoding mulatexin-like isoform X2, translating into MNESAHPSLLQPAADEGHGDEAILCIVEDPCSKMNRSKREVAPPLPPTMTPPLPTMLPLTTTPPPPTTTTTLPPPPNGFVAGPGSAMALPPGAQSGVSVGYSVRLSYAAQEVNILFNFW